In a single window of the Limnochorda sp. L945t genome:
- a CDS encoding ABC transporter permease: MGFLTRRVLAFVPMWLAVALVSFGIMVLVPGDPLVSILGPDASPGARAQMAAQLHLDRPFAERFGRWALAAVRGDLGESIFLDRPVTEAIAERAPVTLSLGLGALAVAVLLGVPSGVAVALSRRKGLDTLLTLVSMLGLSTPEFLLGLLLMYALSVGLGWFPSGGYVALTEDPAQWLRHLVLPSCVLGFINAALVARMTRSTLLEVLGEDYIRVARAKGLKEWVVIVKHALRVAMPPIVTVIGFTGMLVVAGAFVTEMVFSLPGLGNLLVSAVMRRDYPLVQGGMLVVATGVLLLNLLVDLLYAWSDPRIRYS, from the coding sequence ATGGGGTTCCTGACCCGGCGGGTGCTGGCCTTCGTTCCCATGTGGCTGGCCGTGGCGCTCGTCTCGTTCGGGATCATGGTGCTGGTACCCGGGGATCCTCTGGTCTCCATCCTGGGGCCCGACGCGTCGCCGGGTGCACGGGCTCAGATGGCGGCCCAGCTGCACCTGGACAGGCCGTTCGCGGAGCGGTTCGGGCGTTGGGCCCTGGCGGCCGTGCGCGGGGATCTGGGCGAGTCCATCTTCCTGGACCGCCCCGTGACCGAAGCCATCGCCGAGCGAGCGCCCGTGACCCTGAGCCTCGGCCTGGGGGCGCTGGCGGTGGCCGTGCTCCTCGGCGTTCCTTCGGGAGTCGCCGTGGCCCTGTCCCGGCGAAAAGGGTTGGACACCCTGCTCACCCTCGTCTCCATGCTGGGGCTTTCGACGCCGGAGTTCCTGCTGGGCCTGCTCCTGATGTACGCGCTGAGCGTCGGCCTGGGATGGTTCCCGAGCGGCGGCTACGTGGCCCTGACCGAAGACCCGGCGCAGTGGCTCCGGCACCTGGTGCTGCCCAGCTGCGTGCTGGGTTTCATCAACGCGGCGCTGGTTGCCCGCATGACCCGCTCGACCCTGCTCGAAGTCCTGGGAGAGGATTACATCCGGGTGGCTCGCGCCAAGGGGTTGAAGGAATGGGTGGTCATCGTCAAGCACGCGCTGAGAGTGGCGATGCCACCCATCGTGACCGTCATCGGCTTCACGGGCATGCTGGTGGTGGCGGGAGCTTTCGTGACGGAGATGGTCTTCAGCCTTCCCGGGCTCGGCAATCTGCTGGTGTCGGCCGTCATGCGACGAGACTATCCCCTGGTGCAGGGCGGCATGCTGGTGGTGGCGACGGGCGTGCTGCTGCTCAACTTGCTGGTGGACCTGTTGTACGCCTGGTCCGACCCGCGCATCCGGTATTCGTGA
- a CDS encoding ABC transporter substrate-binding protein, with amino-acid sequence MTTTGTPSFDRRRLLKSAVLAGAAVAAAPYSKTFSVITHAAGLKTLRAAMQTNPPTLDPHKTTASATQQIAVHVFEPLVAFAGDYSQIVPVLAESWDVSSDDRVYTFRIRKGVRFHNGQPLRAQDVAASLERIVRQSAIKGYFESVDDIRVLDDYAVRIALKAPDELLSIMAIPITWQAIMPKEIVEAAGADELKIPNLIGTGPYMLAEWKPDVHVLLKKNPYYVPTGGAPSGFAGNKAALLDEIRFSPMKEPGARMAALQVGECQYAENLPISARSTLQQVQGIALHVVKPQWAPALEFNHVEAPTNAVKFRQAVLAALDMEVIMRTVAMNDATFYRLQPSRFYPEQKAWHSVAAQELYNQHDPAKAKRLLEEAGYDGSEIVFLSNRDYDWMYRATLAVVTQLSQVGIKVKLEFSDWPSQIGKALTRKGWHINQSGWSFSFDPIQLRASLLSGASYGYGYSDPRMDQALDAVMRHRPQAERKKILDTIQRLAYETVPNIRLGDLFGLEGTRTDVQGYEPWYVTPRFWNVQRG; translated from the coding sequence ATGACAACCACGGGCACCCCATCTTTCGACCGGCGAAGGCTCTTGAAGTCGGCCGTCCTGGCCGGTGCGGCCGTTGCAGCCGCGCCGTACTCCAAGACGTTTTCCGTCATCACCCACGCCGCCGGCCTCAAGACGCTACGCGCGGCGATGCAGACCAACCCACCTACGCTGGACCCCCACAAGACGACCGCGTCGGCCACCCAGCAGATCGCCGTCCACGTCTTCGAGCCGCTCGTCGCCTTCGCCGGCGACTACAGCCAGATCGTGCCGGTACTCGCAGAGTCGTGGGACGTGAGCTCGGACGACCGGGTCTATACGTTTCGCATCCGCAAGGGAGTGCGGTTCCACAACGGCCAGCCCCTGCGGGCCCAGGATGTGGCGGCCTCGCTCGAGCGCATCGTACGGCAGTCCGCCATCAAGGGTTACTTCGAATCCGTCGACGACATTCGCGTCCTCGACGACTACGCGGTACGAATCGCTCTCAAAGCGCCGGACGAACTCCTCAGCATCATGGCCATCCCCATCACGTGGCAGGCCATCATGCCGAAAGAGATCGTGGAGGCGGCCGGTGCGGACGAGCTCAAGATTCCCAACCTCATCGGCACCGGGCCGTACATGCTGGCCGAGTGGAAGCCCGACGTCCACGTGCTGCTCAAGAAAAACCCCTACTACGTCCCGACCGGTGGGGCGCCGAGCGGGTTCGCAGGAAACAAGGCGGCGTTGCTCGACGAGATCCGGTTCTCGCCCATGAAAGAGCCGGGCGCCCGCATGGCCGCGCTGCAAGTCGGGGAGTGCCAGTACGCCGAGAACCTTCCCATCAGCGCCAGGAGCACGCTCCAACAGGTCCAGGGCATCGCCCTGCATGTGGTCAAGCCCCAGTGGGCGCCGGCGCTCGAGTTCAACCACGTGGAGGCGCCCACCAACGCCGTGAAGTTCCGCCAGGCGGTGCTCGCCGCGCTCGACATGGAGGTCATCATGCGCACGGTGGCCATGAACGACGCCACCTTCTACCGCCTGCAGCCGTCCCGCTTCTACCCGGAACAGAAGGCATGGCACTCCGTCGCCGCGCAAGAGCTCTACAACCAGCATGACCCGGCGAAGGCAAAGCGGCTGCTGGAGGAGGCCGGGTACGACGGGAGCGAGATCGTCTTCCTCTCCAACCGCGACTACGACTGGATGTACCGGGCGACCCTGGCCGTGGTCACGCAGCTGAGCCAGGTAGGGATCAAGGTGAAGCTCGAGTTTTCCGACTGGCCCTCTCAGATCGGCAAAGCACTGACGCGCAAAGGGTGGCACATCAACCAATCGGGCTGGTCGTTCAGCTTCGATCCGATCCAGCTCAGGGCGAGCCTGCTGAGCGGCGCGTCCTACGGCTACGGCTACAGCGACCCCCGCATGGACCAGGCACTGGACGCCGTGATGAGGCACCGGCCACAAGCCGAGCGCAAGAAGATCCTCGACACCATCCAGCGCCTCGCCTATGAGACGGTGCCCAACATCCGCCTGGGGGACCTCTTCGGGCTCGAGGGCACCCGTACGGACGTCCAGGGATACGAGCCGTGGTACGTGACGCCGCGCTTTTGGAACGTGCAGCGCGGCTGA